In the genome of Ctenopharyngodon idella isolate HZGC_01 chromosome 16, HZGC01, whole genome shotgun sequence, the window CATCAATGCACTCAAAAAGAGACCCAGCTTTACTAGGAGATCAGGGCAACATCACAGATGAGCGTCTCTCCCTACTCCGGTATCATTAATCCACCCTCTGAGAACTCTGGGTAATGTCGAGTCTTCTCTCTCTGTGCACAGGGCAGATCTCAGGGTCTGGAAATACACTTGTCTGTATGCACTACTCTACGCACATGGATCAGTCTGATTCACTGCTGTAGTCTTCAGAAGGCTCACGGCGGCCCTCTTCTCCTCCATCCTCTTCGTCACTCTCCTTATCCCAGTCCTTCATGGATGCGCCCATCATGAAATCATCCTTCAACACGCTCCAGGATGGATTCTCCACTTTCACATTTACAGGCTGCTAAGATCAATCAAGAGGACGAGTTCAGAATCAGTCTAATAAATCACACACTGCTATGTTTGGATTGTTCTTAACATGACTAAATACAGTAAGACCTGTAATGTAAACAGTGCAACTAAGTGGACACAATGAATGAAATTAAGAAAAGCAAAAGAACTAGGGATGTCCCGATCTGATCTGAGTCAATGAATATTGAGTATCTGCCGATACAGAGTCTTAATTCGATACTTGTATTTTCCTAGTGTTTGGTTCACACTTCCAAGTAAATTAGGCAGTCAAATAGTCTAATGGCAGATAAAAATAAACCGTAAATAAATTACTCTTGAGGGATTCATTACAAAAGTGTGCATCAAACATGCCAAACACGGAAGcttgaatgtttgtgtgtgacacATAAGAACAGACCTCACTGCacacacatttgagcttcttcCTTTCCTTTTAGTGGCAGTTGGCAAACCCATTTGAAGGTgcataccgccacctactgcaCGACACCTGCATGACAGCTGACGTAATATAAAGGATTGAGCTTAGGATAGCCAATACCGATCAgttaaaaaaatgcttaatgtCCCCAATACCGATCCTTGAGATCGGCTTAGGACATCCCTAAAAAGAACAATGCATTTCTTGAATAGTGCCTGAGTTTTTAAAGTGCATCCcgccatcataaaagtaatccatatgactccagggggttaaagggttagttcacccaaaaatgaaaattctgtcatttattactcacgctcatgccgttttacacccgtaagaccttcgttgatcttcggaacgcaaattaagatatttttgtttaaatccgatggctccgtgaggcctacatagggagcaatgacatttcctctctcaagatccataaaggtactaaaaacatatttaaatcagttcatgtacagagtacagtggttcaatattaatattataaagcgacgagaatatttttggtgcgccaaaaaaacaaattatttaacaattaaataaaataaacaattatttagtgatggccgatttcaaaacactgtttcaggaagcttcggagcataatgaatcagcgtgtcgaatccgcagtttggagcgccaaagtcatgtgatttcagcagtttggtggtttgacacgcgacccgaatcatgattcgacacgctgattcatttcGCTCCGAaacttcctgaagcagtgttttgaaatcagccatcactaaataagtcgttttttttttttttttttttggcacaccaaaaatattctcgtcgctttataatattaatattgaaccactgtactcacatgaactgatttaaatatgtttttagtacattaatggatcttgagagaggaaatgtcattgctccctatgtaggcctcattgagccatcggatttcaacaaaaatattttaatttgtgttccgaagatcaacgaaggtcttacgggtgtgaaacggcacgagggcgagtaataaatgacagaattttcatttttgggtgaactaaccctttaataaaggccttctgattGCTTCGCTTccaaaggcctttattaaccctctggtgtcttatggattagttttatgatggatggatgctctTTTTAGAGCTTCAAAAACTAAATGCCATTATAAAACTggaaagagccaggatattattatttaatataactgtaATCATATAGGGATGaccgaaatgaaaattctggacCGAAACTGAAAATTCTGGATGCACTTGGCCGAAAACTGAGGccaaaaatgcttttaaaaattatttatttattattttaaattagcttatttttgtataattgtattaatactagactttttaatgaaattcaatgattttaatgatactgaattgaaaataataataataataataataatacaagccaataaaatatatatatatattttacaagcatagataaataaaGTACAACAAGGTAATGTAAAGTCTAACTGTAGTGTATTCAGGTACAGACATGTAATAATTCggtctaaatgtaaaaaaaaaaaaaatactattgtgtattaaatttagattaatctttaaaagctttgttgtttgattaacattaatgacttaGCAgcaggttgctgtcactttaagactgaatgcacggatccaataaaatgatacacattatacgatttctttctcaactgtttacgttcatttaaagacataactgactgtgtttatgagaaTACTTGACCAGACTGgtattttgacaattttataTGTCCGTTCAAGCGCATGGAGATGCAAAAGAGGAATCAATTCACTGTTCGCATGCACTATCTGAAACACGCCTCTCTGTGCGCCCTTCGGGTGTGTGCAGCTGTGCGCACAGATAACAGCGCGCGAGTTACGAATCGATGGTGAAACTTAGCAAATAATCCGCGAAacacatgcgtgccgaaccaTGGGGCCTGGTCCATATGGATCACGGATCAACTACGATCCGTTTCACACCGCGCAGTGATAACATCTAGAGCGAGAGTGAAACCTGAGCTCTGAACACTGAGGGGCAGGGCGGCATACGGCTTATATTTTCGACTGTTTTTCTCTTTCGGCCAAAAACgaaaaatgccattttcagTGGCTGAAatttcagtgcatccctaaatCTGAATATTCAGTAACATTTAAGAGTgagttaaaaaacaacaacaacaaaaaataataacagtaaatgcCAAGGACAACTGTGATTAAAGATGTGATCTGTAAAGATCTTTGAGACCCCTTTTGACAAaaaggagcaaaaaaaaaaaaaaaaaaaattgtttggtgGCAGTGGTCAGTAATTTGATTACCGTAAATCTACACTGAATGAcaatgctgttattttaaaattaacacGAAATGGCATTCAAAACCCATTTTACTTACGTTATGTGTATTGCTGaatggaaaatatttatttttactagtttgagttttttttattataaaatatttatatttagctttaatttatttcagttttagtatttttagtacttcaacttaatcTTATTACagataattattcatttttgtttaagttttttttatctaatatttatattttaaattaaattgattttgttctagtttacaataaaaacactgGTAAACTCATGCTGACTTGAAGCAAGGAAAATGTGCCATGTAAAAAGgaagaggaaagagagagagcaagtgTGTGGGGAAAGTAAAGTAATCTCACCACCTTCTCTTTCTTGACGGTCGAAGCGCGAGCCACATCTGCTCCTCTAAGGACATCAATGAAGTCCTTCTTAGACACGGAGGACAGAATTTTggatttctttctctctgagcCCCCAACTTCCTTCATCCTTTCATCAACATTCTTCTGATGTTTCTTCAGCGCATTGAACAACTGCACCACACCTCTAAAGGCATCACACAAAGAAAGAATAAACTACATTAAACTGAAACTAGCTCAAGAGGTCATAAATTGCTTGGCTAATCACAATAGTGTTGGTAAACGGGGACTGAATGATGTTTCACCTGGTAGCAATTCTTTGTAGGTTCCTCTCGTGCTCTCGGTCTCGAACCACATCAGGTTTCACTCGGCACATATTCTCCCATGCTCGTTTCTTTTCAATCTGTcaattatatatgtatacataagaagaagaaaaaaaaaaaaaaaaaaaaaacatgctccAATGTGATGTGCCTTTTAACACCTCTCTAATGCAATGCAAAGAAAAAGGGTGTTTTTTACATCTCTTTTTAATCTTCCTTCAAAAGTTTAGAAGTTCATACTGTGCATTGCCACTGTTCACAAATGAAAAAGTAGAACATCATTAAGTAACATCTACATTTGCTCcaagattaaattaattaaatttcttttcatttacatGCTGATTCTTAGAAGTG includes:
- the rrp15 gene encoding RRP15-like protein isoform X4 — its product is MATLMKKPHVVVEDGNEEESGVSDDSISNDEESGPESDQDGSDVGSDVEDSGDQDGKSEEEQNGDAEENPNAGWAEAMAKVLGKKTPESKPSILLKNKELDKIKEEEKKERLKRKKQIEKKRAWENMCRVKPDVVRDREHERNLQRIATRGVVQLFNALKKHQKNVDERMKEVGGSERKKSKILSSVSKKDFIDVLRGADVARASTVKKEKPVNVKVENPSWSVLKDDFMMGASMKDWDKESDEEDGGEEGRREPSEDYSSESD
- the rrp15 gene encoding RRP15-like protein isoform X2 translates to MATLMKKPHVVVEDGNEEESGVSDDSISNDEESGPESDQDGSDVGSDVEDSGDQDGKSEEEQNGDAEENPNAGWAEAMAKVLGKKTPESKPSILLKNKELDKIKEEEKKERLKRKKQIEKKRAWENMCRVKPDVVRDREHERNLQRIATRGVVQLFNALKKHQKNVDERMKEVGGSERKKSKILSSVSKKDFIDVLRGADVARASTVKKEKQPVNVKVENPSWSVLKDDFMMGASMKDWDKESDEEDGGEEGRREPSEDYSSESD
- the rrp15 gene encoding RRP15-like protein isoform X3: MATLMKKPHVVVEDGNEEESGVSDDSISNDEESGPESDQDGSDVGSDVEDSGDQDGKSEEEQNGDAEENPNAGWAEAMAKVLGKKTPESKPSILLKNKELDKIKEEEKKERLKRKKQIEKKRAWENMCRVKPDVVRDREHERNLQRIATRGVVQLFNALKKHQKNVDERMKEVGGSERKKSKILSSVSKKDFIDVLRGADVARASTVKKEKVPVNVKVENPSWSVLKDDFMMGASMKDWDKESDEEDGGEEGRREPSEDYSSESD
- the rrp15 gene encoding RRP15-like protein isoform X1, whose amino-acid sequence is MATLMKKPHVVVEDGNEEESGVSDDSISNDEESGPESDQDGSDVGSDVEDSGDQDGKSEEEQNGDAEENPNAGWAEAMAKVLGKKTPESKPSILLKNKELDKIKEEEKKERLKRKKQIEKKRAWENMCRVKPDVVRDREHERNLQRIATRGVVQLFNALKKHQKNVDERMKEVGGSERKKSKILSSVSKKDFIDVLRGADVARASTVKKEKVQPVNVKVENPSWSVLKDDFMMGASMKDWDKESDEEDGGEEGRREPSEDYSSESD